A single window of Anopheles moucheti chromosome 2, idAnoMoucSN_F20_07, whole genome shotgun sequence DNA harbors:
- the LOC128309400 gene encoding phospholipase A2-like: MKLFAISLVCMVSIGVQTVCTKLLYKNVETFDFDNELDSRNDEQGKSRSNRTQERINLTVPGTKWCGPGNTASDYDDLGSNSEVDKCCRDHDHCDNIPAGETKYGLKNNDYFTRLHCKCDRDFQNCLRSVNTTFSNKLGNFYFTVRDQCYKKQHPIVDCAEHTNKVFLRRCVRYVLDASRSDMWQWFDLPFYDGNVLDGF; this comes from the exons ATGAAGCTGTTTGCCATTTCTTTGGTTTGTATGGTTTCGATCGGTGTGCAAACTGTTTGTACGAAGTTGCTGTACAAAAATGTGGAAACGTTTGACTTTGATAACGAGCTGGATAGCCGCAACGATGAGCAGGGAAAGTCAAGATCCAATCGAACTCAGGAACGCATCAATCTTACCGTACCAG GCACTAAGTGGTGTGGACCGGGTAATACAGCAAGCGATTACGATGATCTTGGTTCAAACTCAGAAGTGGACAAGTGCTGTCGCGATCATGATCATTGTGATAATATTCCAGCCGGTGAGACTAAATATGGACTGAAAAATAACGATTACTTCACGAG GTTGCACTGCAAATGTGATCGTGACTTTCAGAACTGTCTGCGCAGCGTTAACACGACCTTCTCCAACAAGCTCGGCAACTTCTACTTCACCGTCAGAGATCAGTGCTATAAGAAACAGCACCCAATAGTGGACTGTGCAGAGCACACCAACAA GGTGTTTCTTCGCCGTTGCGTACGGTACGTACTGGACGCATCCCGCAGTGACATGTGGCAGTGGTTTGATCTCCCGTTCTACGATGGCAACGTACTGGATGGATTTTAG
- the LOC128309401 gene encoding aquaporin-11 isoform X2, with translation MATIEQLGYSAFFIALTCIFAIVARRLNERLSKDGLVKDLIFEAIAAAELCGCCFELIIVADNFGVATYAIFLFTLTIWWGRNWGSATACPYTYMEQIVEGEVSFKEAALKIWAQLMGGCCIFRYVQLYWWLELAETHEGRAFEDCKADLQVNLYLGAFIEGFATLCCRLASKVISEKDARFGAFVDSFIGTSLVVAAFNYSGGYFNPVLATALKWGCAGNSALEHIIVYWIGSCVGAVLSVPLFKTATFRNMFLADTKTKSE, from the exons ATGGCGACCATCGAACAGCTAGGATATAGTGCATTTTTTATCGCATTGACCTGCATTTTTGCGATCGTCGCGCGTAGGCTAAACGAACGGCTGTCGAAAGATGGGCTGGTGAAGGATTTAATATTTGAAGCGATTGCAGCAGCGGAACTGTGCGGCTGTTGCTTCGAGTTGATCATTG TGGCGGACAACTTTGGCGTCGCAACGTATGCCATCTTCCTGTTCACACTCACCATTTGGTGGGGCCGCAACTGGGGCTCGGCAACGGCCTGTCCCTACACCTATATGGAACAGATAGTCGAAG GCGAAGTCAGCTTCAAGGAGGCTGCTCTCAAGATATGGGCTCAGCTGATGGGCGGATGCTGCATATTCCGCTACGTGCAGCTGTACTGGTGGCTAGAGCTTGCAGAAACACACGAAGGCCGTGCCTTTGAAGACTGCAAAGCTGATCTTCAG GTGAACCTGTACCTTGGTGCGTTCATTGAAGGATTCGCCACGCTCTGCTGCCGGCTGGCGTCGAAGGTGATCTCGGAAAAGGATGCCCGGTTTGGCGCGTTTGTCGATTCGTTCATCGGCACCAGCCTAGTGGTTGCCG CGTTCAACTACTCGGGCGGATACTTCAACCCCGTGCTGGCCACCGCACTGAAGTGGGGCTGTGCCGGTAATTCGGCGCTCGAGCACATCATCGTGTACTGGATTGGGTCGTGCGTTGGTGCCGTCCTTTCGGTGCCACTGTTCAAAACGGCCACCTTCCGCAATATGTTCCTGGCGGACACGAAGACCAAGAGCGAGTAG
- the LOC128296942 gene encoding sulfite oxidase has protein sequence MFARRILSPTNWRHLLQFYSCRVISVVDGNATNDPKGQTWMQKALLHHRQHQSGGNRSTDSISSLSATAVILGGSLLTYLISEKIKKDTPHVYAKEDSLDAIRKAHDTVRKDLPEYTMDEIVKHNAPSAGIWVTYGVGVYDITSFVPKHPGSDKVMLAAGGAIDPFWHIFQQHNTKEVLTLLETFRIGNLRPDDVVGTKDLHDPWSAEPKRHPILKPATLKPFNAEPPASVLVDSFVTPNEFFYVRNHLPVPEVDIKAYELELENEKTGKSKTFRFADLVKYPKHTVTATIMCGGNRRSEMMDVKPIKGLPWGASAVGNAEWTGARLCDVLRDMGVRPGDEAGHVQFEGLDTDPTSTPYGASIPLAKAMDPRGDVILAYEMNGQPLNRDHGYPVRVIVPGVVGSRNVKWLGKIVVSRNESASHWQQNDYKSFSPSTDWDTVDFKSAPAIQNMPVTSAICTPASGETVTVEDGYVTVKGYAWSGGGSEIVRVDVTADGGKTWIVAKLDESEQGTSPGRHWSWSLWSAKVPIRAGQTGPIEIVSKAVDSNYNTQPESFANIWNLRGVVGNAYSRVKVSAK, from the exons ATGTTTGCCAGACGAATTCTTTCCCCAACAAACTG gAGACATTTACTGCAATTTTACTCTTGTAGAGTGATCTCTGTTGTTGATGGCAATGCAACGAATGACCCAAAAGGGCAAACATGGATGCAGAAAGCATTACTACACCACCGGCAGCATCAATCAGGCGGTAACCGGTCAACCGATAGCATTTCATCGTTATCAGCGACAGCCGTCATCTTGGGTGGATCATTGTTGACATATTTGATAAGCGAAAAGATAA AGAAGGATACGCCACATGTCTACGCAAAGGAAGATTCCCTCGACGCGATACGCAAAGCACACGATACGGTGCGGAAGGATCTCCCAGAGTACACGATGGATGAGATCGTGAAGCACAACGCACCATCCGCCGGTATTTGGGTTACGTACGGTGTCGGTGTGTACGATATAACGTCCTTCGTCCCGAAACACCCGGGCAGCGATAAGGTGATGCTTGCGGCCGGTGGAGCGATCGATCCGTTTTGGCACATCTTCCAGCAGCACAACACGAAAGAGGTGCTCACGCTATTGGAAACATTCCGCATAGGCAATTTGCGACCGGATGATGTGGTGGGCACGAAAGATCTGCACGATCCATGGTCAGCGGAACCGAAGCGTCATCCCATTTTGAAACCGGCCACACTGAAACCCTTCAATGCGGAACCACCGGCATCGGTTCTAGTGGATAGTTTCGTGACGCCGAA TGAATTTTTCTACGTACGAAATCACCTGCCCGTGCCGGAAGTGGACATAAAGGCGTACGAGCTCGAGCTGGAGAATGAAAAGACGGGCAAGAGCAAAACGTTCCGGTTTGCCGATCTGGTCAAATACCCGAAGCACACCGTTACGGCCACGATCATGTGCGGTGGCAATCGGCGCAGTGAAATGATGGATGTTAAACCCATCAAGGGGCTGCCGTGGGGAGCATCGGCTGTGGGGAATGCCGAGTGGACCGGTGCCCGACTGTGTGACGTTTTGCGCGACATGGGTGTGCGGCCGGGCGATGAAGCAGGGCACGTACAGTTCGAAGGGCTCGATACCGATCCAACCAGCACACCGTACGGTGCGTCCATCCCGTTGGCAAAAGCAATGGACCCACGGGGTGATGTGATTTTGGCGTACGAAATGAACGGGCAACCGTTAAACCGCGACCACGGCTATCCGGTGCGCGTCATCGTACCGGGCGTAGTGGGATCGAGGAATGTGAAATGGTTGGGAAAGATCGTTGTGTCCCGTAACGAAAGTGCCTCGCATTGGCAGCAAAACGATTACAAATCGTTCAGTCCCAGCACGGATTGGGATACGGTGGATTTTAAGAGTGCACCGGCTATTCAGAACATGCCCGTTACGTCCGCGATTTGTACGCCAGCAAGTGGAGAAACGGTGACGGTTGAGGATGGGTACGTGACGGTGAAAGGGTACGCATGGTCTGGCGGTGGTTCCGAGATCGTGCGTGTCGATGTTACCGCGGACGGCGGTAAAACGTGGATCGTGGCAAAGCTGGACGAAAGTGAACAGGGTACGAGCCCGGGCCGTCACTGGTCGTGGTCGCTATGGTCGGCAAAGGTACCGATCCGGGCGGGCCAAACAGGACCGATCGAGATCGTGTCGAAAGCGGTCGATAGCAATTACAACACGCAGCCGGAATCGTTTGCCAACATCTGGAACTTGCGGGGTGTGGTTGGCAATGCGTACAGCCGGGTGAAAGTTAGCGCTAAATAA
- the LOC128309401 gene encoding aquaporin-11 isoform X1 — MATIEQLGYSAFFIALTCIFAIVARRLNERLSKDGLVKDLIFEAIAAAELCGCCFELIIVADNFGVATYAIFLFTLTIWWGRNWGSATACPYTYMEQIVEGEVSFKEAALKIWAQLMGGCCIFRYVQLYWWLELAETHEGRAFEDCKADLQVNLYLGAFIEGFATLCCRLASKVISEKDARFGAFVDSFIGTSLVVAGKGKSYKNPIFIFAAFNYSGGYFNPVLATALKWGCAGNSALEHIIVYWIGSCVGAVLSVPLFKTATFRNMFLADTKTKSE, encoded by the exons ATGGCGACCATCGAACAGCTAGGATATAGTGCATTTTTTATCGCATTGACCTGCATTTTTGCGATCGTCGCGCGTAGGCTAAACGAACGGCTGTCGAAAGATGGGCTGGTGAAGGATTTAATATTTGAAGCGATTGCAGCAGCGGAACTGTGCGGCTGTTGCTTCGAGTTGATCATTG TGGCGGACAACTTTGGCGTCGCAACGTATGCCATCTTCCTGTTCACACTCACCATTTGGTGGGGCCGCAACTGGGGCTCGGCAACGGCCTGTCCCTACACCTATATGGAACAGATAGTCGAAG GCGAAGTCAGCTTCAAGGAGGCTGCTCTCAAGATATGGGCTCAGCTGATGGGCGGATGCTGCATATTCCGCTACGTGCAGCTGTACTGGTGGCTAGAGCTTGCAGAAACACACGAAGGCCGTGCCTTTGAAGACTGCAAAGCTGATCTTCAG GTGAACCTGTACCTTGGTGCGTTCATTGAAGGATTCGCCACGCTCTGCTGCCGGCTGGCGTCGAAGGTGATCTCGGAAAAGGATGCCCGGTTTGGCGCGTTTGTCGATTCGTTCATCGGCACCAGCCTAGTGGTTGCCGGTAAAGGGAAATCCTACAAGAATC CTATCTTTATATTTGCAGCGTTCAACTACTCGGGCGGATACTTCAACCCCGTGCTGGCCACCGCACTGAAGTGGGGCTGTGCCGGTAATTCGGCGCTCGAGCACATCATCGTGTACTGGATTGGGTCGTGCGTTGGTGCCGTCCTTTCGGTGCCACTGTTCAAAACGGCCACCTTCCGCAATATGTTCCTGGCGGACACGAAGACCAAGAGCGAGTAG